The Streptomyces sp. NL15-2K genome contains a region encoding:
- a CDS encoding FtsX-like permease family protein: protein MLKATLRSFLAHKGRLLLSALAVVLSVAFVSGSLIFSDTLSRTFDRLFATTAPDVTVSPRETLDEAVPSGRTATVPAALADRVALVDGVAAARPDAEIENITVVDEKNESVSPTTGAPTIGTDWNPDERSPVELTSGHAPRGAGQAMLDAETAGRSDVRIGDTLTVIAPPGSFKVEVVGIATFTTTNPGAALLFLDPPTAQTKLLGDARAATSISVDAEEGVSDARVKQSVAAALGADTYEYRTADEQAQSDVDELGGFLDVIKYVMLGFAGIAVLVGVFLIVNTFSMLIAQRTRELGLLRALGADRRQVRRSVLTEAMLLGLVGSTVGLATGVGLAAGLIALMNTLGMNIKSSEMVIGWGTPVAAYVVGVGVTFVAAYLPARRAAGVSPMAALADAEVAGIGRPLKVRAIVGGGVGAAGAAALTGCVVSSETGSAASLLVLGIVLTLLATVIAGPLLVRPVIRVLGGAFPALFGSIGRMSQRNALRNPRRTGATAAALMVGLALVGGMSVASASMTESFDQQIDKTLGADFVVQNANFQPFPQEVTDEIRDTEGVGLVVRSRFTPVAVRLPDGDRVETSAVGYDPQLDEVANISYTAGNTAAALADGGLAMNQDFARDHGVRVGSRIPVEFQGGRTTELTVGALADQQSEGFGMQGGLYFGLATLERFAPGGQDSAVYVNASSGTSAGDLRANLERTLDPYPQVQVRDLDDYKELVHDQIAVLLYLVYALLGLAIVIAVLGVVNTLALSVVERTREIGLLRAIGLARRQLRRMIRLESVVIAVFGAVLGLALGLVWGVCTQQVLALQGMDALAIPWGTIVAVVVGSAVVGVVAALLPALRASRMNVLAAIAHE, encoded by the coding sequence GTGCTGAAGGCGACGCTGAGGAGCTTTCTCGCGCACAAGGGACGGCTGCTGCTCTCCGCGCTGGCCGTCGTGCTGTCCGTGGCGTTCGTCTCGGGCAGCCTGATCTTCTCGGACACGCTCAGCCGGACCTTCGACCGGCTCTTCGCCACGACCGCGCCCGACGTCACCGTCAGCCCCAGGGAGACCCTCGACGAGGCGGTGCCGTCCGGTAGGACGGCCACCGTGCCTGCCGCGCTCGCGGACCGGGTGGCCCTGGTCGACGGGGTCGCCGCCGCGCGCCCGGACGCCGAGATCGAGAACATCACCGTAGTCGACGAGAAGAACGAGTCCGTCAGCCCGACCACCGGCGCCCCCACGATCGGCACCGACTGGAACCCCGACGAGCGCAGCCCCGTCGAACTCACCTCCGGCCACGCCCCGCGCGGGGCCGGCCAGGCGATGCTCGACGCGGAGACCGCCGGCCGAAGCGACGTGCGCATCGGCGACACCCTCACGGTCATCGCGCCGCCGGGCTCGTTCAAGGTCGAGGTCGTCGGCATCGCCACCTTCACCACGACCAACCCCGGCGCCGCGCTGCTCTTCCTCGATCCGCCGACCGCGCAGACGAAGCTGCTGGGCGACGCGCGGGCGGCCACCAGCATCTCGGTCGACGCCGAGGAGGGCGTGAGCGACGCGCGGGTGAAGCAGAGCGTGGCCGCCGCGCTCGGTGCGGACACGTACGAGTACCGGACCGCCGACGAGCAGGCGCAGTCGGACGTCGACGAGCTGGGCGGATTCCTCGACGTCATCAAGTACGTGATGCTCGGATTCGCCGGGATCGCCGTCCTGGTGGGCGTGTTCCTGATCGTCAACACCTTCTCGATGCTGATCGCCCAGCGCACCCGCGAGCTGGGCCTGCTGCGCGCGCTGGGCGCCGACCGGCGCCAGGTCCGCCGCTCGGTCCTCACCGAGGCGATGCTGCTCGGCCTGGTCGGCTCCACGGTGGGCCTGGCCACGGGCGTCGGCCTGGCCGCCGGGCTGATCGCGCTCATGAACACGCTGGGCATGAACATCAAGTCCTCCGAGATGGTCATCGGCTGGGGCACGCCCGTGGCGGCGTACGTCGTCGGTGTCGGCGTCACCTTCGTCGCCGCCTACCTCCCGGCCCGGCGCGCGGCGGGCGTCTCCCCGATGGCGGCCCTCGCGGACGCCGAGGTCGCCGGGATCGGGCGGCCGCTGAAAGTCCGCGCGATCGTGGGCGGCGGCGTCGGGGCGGCGGGCGCGGCCGCGCTCACGGGATGCGTGGTGTCGTCGGAGACCGGTTCGGCGGCGTCCCTGCTGGTCCTCGGCATCGTCCTGACGCTGCTCGCCACCGTGATCGCGGGCCCGCTGCTGGTGCGGCCGGTGATCCGGGTGCTCGGCGGGGCCTTCCCGGCGCTGTTCGGGTCGATCGGCCGGATGAGCCAGCGCAACGCCCTGCGCAATCCCCGCCGTACCGGCGCCACCGCGGCCGCGCTGATGGTGGGGCTGGCCCTGGTCGGCGGGATGTCGGTGGCGAGCGCCTCGATGACCGAGTCCTTCGACCAGCAGATCGACAAGACGCTGGGCGCCGACTTCGTGGTGCAGAACGCCAACTTCCAGCCGTTCCCGCAGGAGGTCACGGACGAGATCCGGGACACCGAGGGCGTCGGGCTCGTCGTCCGGTCACGGTTCACCCCGGTCGCCGTACGGCTGCCGGACGGCGACCGCGTCGAGACGAGCGCCGTGGGGTACGACCCGCAGCTCGACGAGGTCGCCAACATCTCGTACACGGCGGGGAACACCGCGGCGGCGCTCGCGGACGGCGGACTCGCCATGAACCAGGACTTCGCGCGGGACCACGGCGTGCGGGTCGGCAGCAGGATCCCCGTCGAGTTCCAAGGGGGACGTACCACCGAACTGACGGTGGGTGCCCTCGCCGACCAGCAGTCGGAGGGCTTCGGGATGCAGGGCGGGCTGTACTTCGGCCTGGCCACGCTGGAGAGGTTCGCACCGGGCGGGCAGGACTCCGCGGTGTACGTGAACGCCTCCTCCGGCACGAGCGCCGGCGACCTGCGCGCGAACCTGGAGCGGACGCTCGACCCGTATCCGCAGGTGCAGGTGCGCGACCTGGACGACTACAAGGAGCTGGTCCACGACCAGATCGCCGTACTGCTCTACCTGGTGTACGCGCTGCTCGGGCTGGCGATCGTCATCGCGGTGCTCGGCGTGGTCAACACCCTTGCCCTGTCGGTCGTGGAACGGACCCGGGAGATCGGGCTGTTGCGGGCCATCGGGCTCGCCCGGCGTCAGTTGCGCCGGATGATCCGACTGGAGTCCGTGGTGATCGCGGTGTTCGGCGCGGTGCTGGGGCTCGCGCTGGGGCTGGTGTGGGGGGTGTGCACCCAGCAGGTGCTGGCGCTGCAGGGCATGGACGCGCTGGCGATCCCCTGGGGCACGATCGTCGCGGTCGTCGTCGGCTCGGCGGTGGTGGGCGTCGTGGCGGCGCTGCTGCCCGCGTTGCGTGCATCCCGCATGAATGTGCTGGCGGCCATCGCGCACGAGTGA
- a CDS encoding LLM class F420-dependent oxidoreductase, with product MSRPFRFGASMIVPAPAEEWRAKCRRAEELGYDVILVPDHLGMVAPFPALVAAAEATERPRLGTFVLNARFWNPALLAREVATTDALTGGRLELGLGTGYVQAEHDTAGLPYGSPGERVDHLRRTIEELGRLLGSPEHQPQPVRKVPLMVGGNGDRMLRLTAEHADIAAFTGARPVPGDTAGRLLPITPEELDERVARYQDLAKGRAEPAELNLLIQLVAITDDPEATVRPLVERVPDLTVQQALELPLVLAGTLEQITAKVLAQRERYGFSYLTVLEPYMEAFAPVVAELRGR from the coding sequence ATGTCACGTCCGTTCCGCTTCGGTGCCAGCATGATCGTCCCTGCCCCGGCCGAGGAATGGCGCGCCAAATGCCGGCGTGCCGAGGAACTCGGCTACGACGTGATCCTGGTCCCCGACCATCTCGGCATGGTCGCGCCGTTCCCCGCGCTGGTCGCGGCGGCGGAGGCGACCGAGCGGCCGCGGCTGGGCACGTTCGTGCTCAACGCCCGGTTCTGGAACCCGGCACTGCTGGCCCGCGAGGTCGCCACGACGGACGCGCTCACCGGCGGGCGGCTGGAGCTGGGCCTGGGAACCGGATACGTACAGGCGGAGCACGACACGGCCGGGCTGCCGTACGGCTCGCCGGGTGAGCGGGTGGACCATCTGCGGCGAACGATCGAGGAGTTGGGGCGGCTGCTCGGCTCCCCGGAGCACCAACCACAGCCGGTGCGGAAGGTTCCGCTGATGGTCGGCGGCAACGGCGACCGCATGCTGCGCCTCACCGCCGAGCACGCCGACATCGCGGCCTTCACCGGCGCCCGCCCGGTGCCGGGAGACACCGCGGGCAGGCTGCTGCCGATCACGCCCGAGGAACTCGACGAGCGTGTGGCCAGGTACCAGGACCTGGCGAAGGGGCGCGCGGAGCCGGCGGAACTGAACCTCCTCATCCAGCTGGTGGCGATCACCGACGACCCCGAGGCGACCGTCCGGCCCCTGGTGGAGCGGGTGCCGGACCTGACCGTGCAACAGGCCCTGGAGCTGCCCCTCGTACTGGCCGGCACCCTGGAGCAGATCACCGCGAAGGTGCTGGCGCAGCGCGAGCGGTACGGCTTCTCGTATCTGACCGTCCTGGAGCCGTACATGGAGGCGTTCGCGCCGGTCGTCGCGGAGTTGCGGGGCCGGTGA
- a CDS encoding putative quinol monooxygenase — protein MKKTLLAEFTAREGAEDEVARLIRDYALKVREEEGNLAFDVYTKASDPRAYWIFEVYRDEDAFKAHLNAPYGAPFNAALTPLIEEDASVLTFLDPLATHP, from the coding sequence GTGAAGAAGACCCTGCTCGCCGAGTTCACCGCCCGAGAGGGAGCGGAGGACGAGGTCGCCCGCCTGATCCGGGACTACGCCCTGAAGGTGCGCGAAGAGGAAGGCAACCTGGCCTTCGACGTCTACACCAAGGCGTCCGACCCCCGCGCCTACTGGATCTTCGAGGTCTACCGGGACGAGGACGCCTTCAAGGCACACCTGAACGCCCCGTACGGCGCCCCGTTCAACGCCGCCCTCACCCCGCTGATCGAGGAGGACGCCTCCGTACTGACCTTCCTCGACCCGCTGGCCACGCATCCGTGA
- a CDS encoding carbohydrate kinase: MTLPQITVLGECVADAFTEPASARNELALRVLPGGGPANTAVALARLGTPARFLARLSGDVFGRLFRAHLEASGVDLSHAVEAAEPSTLAVAELDNQGQATFSFHAQATADWQWTSGELAGVNLADTACLHSGSLALVKKPGAAVVEDFLAAAASRATISIDPNVRPLLVHPEVYRARLAHWCGLADVLRLSEDDLDLLLPGTPPEQACDTWHAAGARLVVITRGADGALASLDGERVRVPAVATPVVDTVGAGDSFTAGLLHHLGTHGLLGGRLTDLRPGDVEAACLFATQVAALTCSVAGPNPPWQDQLAQFATDKAVVRHLDSTH, translated from the coding sequence ATGACCCTGCCTCAGATCACCGTCCTGGGAGAGTGCGTCGCCGACGCGTTCACCGAACCCGCGAGTGCCCGGAACGAACTCGCCCTGCGGGTGCTGCCGGGCGGCGGGCCCGCCAACACGGCGGTGGCCCTGGCCCGGCTGGGAACCCCGGCCCGCTTTCTCGCACGGCTGTCCGGCGACGTGTTCGGCCGCCTCTTCCGGGCCCACCTGGAGGCATCCGGGGTGGACCTGTCGCACGCCGTGGAGGCCGCCGAGCCCAGCACGCTGGCCGTGGCCGAGCTGGACAATCAGGGCCAGGCCACGTTCTCCTTCCACGCGCAGGCCACCGCCGACTGGCAGTGGACGAGCGGGGAACTGGCCGGGGTGAACCTGGCCGACACCGCCTGCCTGCACAGCGGGTCGCTGGCCCTGGTCAAGAAGCCCGGGGCGGCGGTGGTGGAGGACTTCCTGGCAGCGGCCGCCTCCCGGGCCACCATCAGCATCGATCCCAATGTCCGCCCGCTCCTGGTGCACCCCGAGGTCTACCGCGCCCGGCTGGCGCACTGGTGCGGTCTCGCGGATGTGCTGCGGCTGAGCGAGGACGACCTGGATCTCCTCCTGCCCGGGACTCCGCCCGAGCAGGCGTGCGACACCTGGCACGCGGCGGGAGCGCGGCTCGTCGTGATCACGCGCGGCGCCGATGGCGCCCTGGCCTCACTCGACGGGGAACGGGTGCGGGTGCCCGCGGTGGCGACGCCGGTCGTCGACACGGTCGGTGCGGGGGACTCCTTCACCGCCGGACTGCTGCACCACCTCGGCACCCACGGTCTCCTCGGCGGCAGGCTGACGGACCTGCGTCCCGGCGATGTCGAGGCAGCTTGTCTGTTCGCCACGCAGGTCGCGGCCCTGACCTGCTCGGTTGCCGGGCCCAACCCGCCATGGCAGGACCAGTTGGCGCAGTTCGCGACGGACAAGGCCGTCGTCCGGCACCTCGACTCCACCCACTGA
- a CDS encoding sugar ABC transporter substrate-binding protein, with translation MSRTSRLPSSLLRAAACTGIAALTLTACGSGSESGTASTGSGSVKVGLITKTDTNPFFVKMKEGAEKAAKENGVELSTAAGKFDGDNAGQVTAIENMVAAGVKGILITPSDSKAIVPALEKAKAKSVLVIALDTPTDPESAVDALFATDNLKAGELIGEYAKAAMKGKPAKIATLDLAPGVSVGVQRHNGFLKGFGVKEGDSSIACSQDTGGDQAKGQTAMENCLQKAPDINVVYTINEPAALGAYTALKAKGREKDVLIVSVDGGCTGTQAVKDGKIAATSQQYPLKMAAEGVKAVATFAKDGKKASGYTDTGVTLISDKAQDGVTSKDTAYGLENCWG, from the coding sequence ATGTCACGCACCTCTCGTCTGCCCTCCTCCTTGCTCAGAGCCGCCGCTTGCACGGGCATCGCGGCCCTCACCCTGACCGCCTGTGGATCCGGATCCGAATCGGGCACCGCGAGCACCGGATCGGGCAGCGTCAAGGTCGGTCTGATCACCAAGACCGACACCAACCCGTTCTTCGTCAAGATGAAGGAGGGCGCGGAGAAGGCCGCCAAGGAGAACGGTGTCGAACTGTCCACCGCGGCGGGCAAGTTCGACGGGGACAACGCCGGTCAGGTCACCGCCATCGAGAACATGGTCGCCGCCGGGGTGAAGGGCATCCTGATCACGCCGAGCGACTCCAAGGCGATCGTGCCGGCCCTCGAGAAGGCCAAGGCCAAGAGCGTCCTGGTCATCGCCCTCGACACCCCGACCGACCCGGAGAGCGCGGTCGACGCCCTCTTCGCCACCGACAACCTCAAGGCGGGCGAGCTGATCGGCGAGTACGCCAAGGCCGCCATGAAGGGCAAGCCGGCGAAGATAGCCACCCTCGACCTCGCGCCGGGCGTCTCCGTCGGTGTCCAGCGGCACAACGGTTTCCTGAAGGGCTTCGGCGTCAAGGAGGGCGACTCCTCCATCGCCTGCTCCCAGGACACCGGCGGCGACCAGGCCAAGGGCCAGACCGCGATGGAGAACTGCCTGCAGAAAGCGCCCGACATCAACGTCGTCTACACCATCAACGAGCCGGCCGCGCTGGGCGCGTACACCGCGCTGAAGGCCAAGGGCCGGGAGAAGGACGTGCTGATCGTCTCCGTCGACGGCGGCTGCACGGGCACCCAGGCCGTCAAGGACGGCAAAATCGCCGCGACTTCGCAGCAGTACCCGCTGAAGATGGCCGCCGAGGGCGTCAAGGCCGTCGCGACGTTCGCCAAGGACGGCAAGAAGGCGTCCGGTTACACCGACACCGGCGTCACGCTGATCAGCGACAAGGCGCAGGACGGTGTCACGTCCAAGGACACCGCCTACGGCCTGGAGAACTGCTGGGGCTGA
- a CDS encoding ABC transporter permease has product MTATSTPPSTPYAELKAPTTVRRLLTQPTTGPLVALILACVFFSLSTDQFLTGGNFSLIVQQVMVVGTLAIGQTLIILTAGIDLSCGAVMAFGSIVIAKMAAEGSLPPLAAIALGLVVCGGFGLLNGALVQKIPLPPFIVTLGMLNVAFALTHIYSEEQTVTNLPGPLTALGQTFPLGRTDITYGSLVTIALFLLLAYALSNTGWGRHVYALGNSPEAARLNGIRTSRLTIGVYTVAGILYGIAALLLISRTGVGDPQAGQTDNLDSITAVVLGGTSLFGGRGSVLGTFIGVLIVGVFRNGLQLMGVASIYQTLITGVLVILAVTVDQLSRKKAR; this is encoded by the coding sequence ATGACCGCCACGTCCACGCCACCGTCCACGCCGTACGCCGAACTCAAGGCACCGACCACGGTCCGCAGACTGCTCACGCAACCGACCACCGGCCCCCTGGTCGCCCTCATCCTGGCCTGCGTCTTCTTCTCCCTCTCGACCGACCAGTTCCTCACCGGCGGGAACTTCTCGCTGATCGTGCAGCAGGTCATGGTCGTCGGCACCCTCGCCATCGGGCAGACCCTGATCATCCTCACGGCGGGCATCGACCTGTCGTGCGGTGCGGTGATGGCGTTCGGCAGCATCGTGATCGCCAAGATGGCGGCCGAGGGTTCCCTGCCACCGCTCGCCGCGATCGCGCTGGGCCTGGTCGTCTGCGGCGGCTTCGGCCTGCTCAACGGGGCGTTGGTGCAGAAGATCCCGCTGCCGCCGTTCATCGTCACCCTCGGCATGCTCAACGTGGCGTTCGCGCTGACGCACATCTACTCCGAGGAGCAGACCGTCACCAACCTGCCGGGCCCGCTGACGGCGCTCGGGCAGACCTTCCCGCTCGGCAGGACCGACATCACGTACGGCTCGCTGGTCACCATCGCCCTGTTCCTCCTCCTCGCGTACGCGCTGAGCAACACCGGCTGGGGCCGGCACGTCTACGCCCTGGGCAACAGCCCGGAAGCGGCCCGGCTGAACGGCATCCGCACCTCCCGCCTGACCATCGGCGTCTACACCGTGGCCGGCATCCTCTACGGCATCGCCGCCCTGCTGCTCATCTCCCGCACCGGAGTCGGCGACCCGCAGGCCGGGCAGACCGACAACCTGGACAGCATCACGGCCGTGGTCCTCGGCGGCACCAGCCTCTTCGGCGGGCGCGGTTCGGTCCTGGGCACGTTCATCGGCGTCCTCATCGTCGGCGTGTTCCGCAATGGTCTGCAACTGATGGGCGTCGCCTCGATCTACCAGACGCTGATCACCGGTGTCCTGGTGATCCTCGCGGTGACCGTCGACCAGCTCTCCCGGAAGAAGGCCCGATGA
- a CDS encoding ATP-binding cassette domain-containing protein has product MTATSSPTPVLQARGLVKRYGQVTAIDGADFDLLPGEVLAVIGDNGAGKTSLIKALTGAVTPDAGEIRLGGEPITFSGPQSARAHGIETVYQDLAVAASMDIASNMFLGRELRRPGILGSTFRMLDKKRMRQEAAEHMADLKIGLRSLTQAVETLSGGQRQAVAVARAVAWARSVVVMDEPTAALGVKESGQVLDLIRRVRDKGMPVVLISHNMPHVFEIADRIHVHRLGRRAAVIKPSDYSMAEVVAIMTGALSVDAAGDTVVADSAAAKAAGVQAT; this is encoded by the coding sequence ATGACTGCCACCTCCTCCCCCACGCCCGTGCTGCAGGCCCGCGGTCTGGTCAAGCGGTACGGCCAGGTCACCGCCATCGACGGTGCCGACTTCGACCTGCTGCCCGGCGAGGTCCTCGCCGTCATCGGCGACAACGGCGCGGGCAAGACCAGCCTCATCAAGGCCCTCACCGGCGCGGTGACTCCCGACGCGGGAGAGATACGCCTGGGCGGCGAACCCATCACGTTCTCCGGACCCCAGAGCGCCCGCGCCCACGGCATCGAGACGGTGTACCAGGACCTTGCTGTGGCCGCCTCCATGGACATCGCCTCGAACATGTTCCTCGGCCGTGAACTGCGCCGCCCCGGCATCCTCGGCAGCACCTTCCGCATGCTCGACAAGAAGCGGATGCGCCAGGAGGCCGCCGAGCACATGGCCGACCTGAAGATCGGTCTGCGCTCGCTGACCCAGGCGGTCGAAACCCTCTCCGGCGGACAGCGGCAGGCCGTCGCGGTCGCCCGCGCCGTCGCCTGGGCCCGCAGCGTCGTCGTCATGGACGAACCCACCGCCGCCCTCGGCGTCAAGGAGTCCGGCCAGGTCCTGGACCTCATCCGCCGGGTCCGTGACAAGGGCATGCCGGTCGTCCTGATCAGCCACAACATGCCCCACGTCTTCGAGATCGCCGACCGGATCCACGTCCACCGGCTGGGCCGGCGCGCCGCCGTGATCAAGCCCTCCGACTACTCCATGGCGGAGGTCGTCGCCATCATGACCGGCGCGCTCAGCGTCGACGCGGCCGGAGATACTGTCGTAGCGGATTCCGCCGCAGCGAAAGCCGCCGGAGTACAGGCCACTTGA
- a CDS encoding LacI family DNA-binding transcriptional regulator has product MAASRRPTLADVAREVGVSAKTVSRVLNEDGPVSARTREQVLAAVAKLGFQPNLMARNIRVGGPDTTIGLVIPDLANPFFGAVARAIEDTVGERGLTLLMGSSADDPDRERALTDKFLARRVSILIVVPSVGADHSHLKSHRTAGLPIVFLDRPGVGLPTDSIVSSNRAGAQDGVAHLIAHGHRRIGFVGDLPVKLYTRRERLAGYRAALQEADIPYDRSLVANAHDQPGAEAATSALLDLADPPTALFAGNNIMALGIVAELARGKRKDVAVVAFDDVSLAEALEPALTVVAQDPEELGRSAAATALARLDGDRSRARTITVPTRLIVRGSGEQPAPKP; this is encoded by the coding sequence ATGGCAGCGAGCCGCCGCCCCACCTTGGCCGACGTAGCCCGAGAAGTAGGTGTCAGCGCGAAGACGGTCTCCCGTGTCCTCAACGAGGACGGACCCGTCTCGGCGCGGACGCGGGAACAGGTACTCGCCGCAGTGGCCAAGCTGGGCTTCCAGCCCAACCTCATGGCCCGCAACATCCGCGTCGGCGGCCCGGACACCACCATCGGCCTGGTCATCCCCGACCTCGCCAACCCCTTCTTCGGAGCCGTGGCCCGCGCCATAGAGGACACTGTCGGCGAACGCGGACTGACCCTGCTCATGGGCTCCTCCGCGGACGACCCCGACCGCGAACGCGCCCTGACGGACAAGTTCCTCGCCCGGCGCGTCAGCATCCTGATCGTGGTGCCGTCCGTCGGCGCCGACCACTCCCACCTCAAGTCGCACCGCACGGCGGGGCTGCCCATCGTCTTCCTCGACCGGCCAGGAGTCGGCCTGCCCACGGACAGCATCGTCAGCTCCAACCGCGCCGGGGCCCAGGACGGCGTCGCCCACCTCATCGCCCACGGGCACCGCCGCATCGGCTTCGTCGGCGACCTGCCCGTCAAGCTGTACACCCGCCGCGAACGCCTCGCCGGATATCGCGCGGCCCTGCAAGAAGCCGACATCCCCTACGACCGCTCGCTCGTCGCCAACGCCCACGACCAACCAGGCGCCGAAGCCGCGACCTCCGCACTCCTCGACCTGGCCGATCCCCCCACCGCCCTGTTCGCCGGCAACAACATCATGGCGCTCGGCATCGTCGCCGAACTCGCCCGCGGCAAGCGCAAGGACGTGGCCGTCGTCGCCTTCGACGACGTATCGCTCGCCGAGGCACTGGAACCGGCCCTGACCGTGGTCGCGCAGGACCCCGAAGAACTCGGCCGCAGCGCCGCGGCCACGGCCCTGGCCCGCCTCGACGGCGACCGCTCCCGCGCTCGCACCATCACCGTGCCCACCCGGCTGATCGTCCGGGGCTCGGGGGAGCAACCCGCGCCCAAGCCGTAG
- a CDS encoding Asp23/Gls24 family envelope stress response protein, with translation MSETTDRTNANAPTRSRNQKGTTLQGRRGPDVPPGMRGDVTVADRVVAKIAGMAAREIPEIHKLGGGMARAFGAVRERVPGGGSDITQGVSVEVGERQAAVDLDLVVEYGASIADTARDVRANVINAVERMTGLEVVEVNIAVNDVHLPDEGEESEQGGGRRVA, from the coding sequence ATGTCGGAGACCACGGATCGCACCAACGCCAACGCACCGACGAGATCGCGAAACCAGAAGGGAACCACACTCCAGGGCCGCAGGGGCCCAGACGTCCCTCCGGGGATGCGTGGAGACGTCACTGTGGCGGACAGGGTCGTAGCTAAGATCGCGGGCATGGCGGCCCGTGAGATCCCTGAGATCCACAAACTCGGCGGAGGGATGGCCAGGGCCTTCGGGGCCGTGCGAGAACGTGTACCTGGTGGTGGCAGCGACATCACCCAGGGAGTGAGCGTGGAGGTCGGGGAACGCCAGGCAGCCGTGGACCTGGACCTGGTCGTCGAGTACGGCGCTTCCATCGCCGACACCGCCAGGGACGTGCGCGCCAACGTCATCAACGCCGTTGAACGAATGACCGGCCTTGAGGTCGTGGAGGTCAACATCGCGGTCAACGATGTCCATCTACCGGACGAGGGGGAAGAGTCCGAGCAGGGCGGCGGCAGGCGCGTAGCCTGA
- a CDS encoding FAD-dependent monooxygenase has product MGGSLAGLLAAHVLAGHADRVTLVERDRFPDGTKPRPGVPQGRHPHVLLEGGQVALESLLPGCLAELRAAGAPRVGMPSDMVMWQTGRWLRRLPASTHIYTGSRAQLEELVRRRVLANPVINVVEGTDVVGLLGDASRVRGVLLRDRSGDARGENRSLEADLVVDASGSGTKAPQWLTAIGAEHPHEETIDTGLAYASRVYRGRSGVLDGDTVGYYVYPSPDQVHGGGALPLEDGTHLVIVSGLRGDEPPTDDGEFVTYAKRLPHPLLHRWLDEAEPLSPAFGHRRTANVRRRYDLPGRRPAGFLATGDALCTFNPIYGQGMAVAAMNAVALRDALADPRRIPTTRHVQRALLAASRQAWDISAGADRKMPGAVGTAVAGGPADRIADWYLRRVQEHYPGDPVVGRAFRSVLTLSAPVTALFAPPVARAVLFRPPAPTPTEPPTTPEEPGG; this is encoded by the coding sequence GTGGGCGGAAGCCTCGCGGGGCTCCTCGCGGCCCACGTCCTGGCCGGGCACGCCGACCGGGTGACCCTCGTCGAGCGCGACCGGTTCCCGGACGGCACGAAGCCGCGGCCCGGCGTACCGCAGGGCCGGCATCCGCATGTCCTGCTGGAGGGCGGGCAGGTGGCCCTGGAGTCGCTGCTGCCGGGCTGCCTGGCGGAGCTGCGGGCGGCGGGGGCGCCGCGGGTGGGCATGCCGTCGGACATGGTGATGTGGCAGACCGGGCGCTGGTTACGGCGGCTGCCCGCTTCGACGCACATCTACACCGGTTCCCGTGCGCAGCTCGAGGAGCTGGTGCGGCGGCGGGTTCTGGCCAACCCGGTGATCAACGTGGTGGAGGGGACCGATGTCGTCGGGCTCCTCGGTGACGCCTCGCGCGTGCGGGGCGTGCTGCTGCGGGACCGCTCCGGCGACGCACGCGGGGAGAACCGGTCCCTCGAGGCCGACCTGGTCGTCGACGCCTCCGGCAGCGGCACGAAGGCCCCGCAGTGGCTCACGGCGATCGGGGCCGAGCACCCGCACGAGGAGACCATCGACACCGGGCTCGCGTACGCCTCCCGCGTCTACCGCGGCAGGAGCGGCGTCCTGGACGGCGACACCGTCGGCTACTACGTCTACCCCAGCCCCGACCAGGTCCACGGCGGCGGCGCTCTGCCGCTGGAAGACGGCACCCATCTGGTCATCGTCTCGGGGCTGCGCGGCGACGAACCGCCCACGGACGACGGCGAGTTCGTGACATACGCCAAGAGGCTGCCGCATCCGCTCCTGCACCGGTGGCTGGACGAGGCCGAACCGCTCTCGCCGGCGTTCGGCCACCGGCGCACCGCGAATGTCCGCCGCCGCTACGACCTGCCTGGTCGCCGCCCTGCCGGATTCCTCGCCACCGGCGACGCCCTGTGCACCTTCAACCCGATCTACGGCCAGGGCATGGCCGTCGCCGCGATGAACGCGGTAGCCCTGCGCGACGCACTGGCCGATCCGCGCCGGATCCCCACGACGCGGCACGTGCAGCGGGCACTCCTTGCGGCGTCCCGGCAGGCGTGGGACATCTCCGCCGGGGCAGACCGCAAGATGCCGGGCGCGGTCGGCACCGCGGTCGCCGGGGGACCCGCGGACCGCATCGCCGACTGGTACCTGCGGCGCGTCCAGGAGCACTACCCCGGCGACCCCGTCGTCGGGCGCGCCTTCCGCTCCGTACTGACCCTCTCCGCGCCCGTCACCGCCTTGTTCGCCCCGCCCGTGGCCCGGGCCGTCCTCTTCCGCCCGCCCGCACCGACGCCCACCGAGCCGCCCACGACACCGGAGGAACCGGGGGGCTGA